One genomic region from Legionellales bacterium encodes:
- the ssb gene encoding single-stranded DNA-binding protein, whose protein sequence is MARGINKVILIGNLGNDPEVRYMPNGSPVATVSIATSDAWKDKNGELQERTEWHRVVFFNRLAEIVKEYLHKGSKLYIEGSLRTRKWQDKNGVDRYTTEIIGSEMQMLDSRGAGSNKQQQNNFSAPPTQEDYSQMPEASSSAPVTGFDDDIPF, encoded by the coding sequence ATGGCTAGAGGTATTAATAAAGTTATTTTAATTGGTAATTTAGGCAACGATCCCGAAGTGCGTTACATGCCCAACGGCAGCCCTGTTGCCACCGTGAGCATTGCAACGTCCGATGCCTGGAAAGATAAAAATGGCGAATTGCAAGAACGCACCGAATGGCATCGCGTGGTTTTTTTCAATCGTCTTGCAGAAATTGTGAAAGAATATTTGCATAAAGGTTCTAAACTGTATATCGAAGGCAGTCTGCGCACACGCAAATGGCAAGATAAAAATGGCGTCGATCGCTATACCACAGAAATTATTGGTAGCGAAATGCAAATGTTGGATTCGCGCGGAGCAGGTAGTAATAAGCAACAACAAAATAATTTCAGTGCTCCACCTACGCAAGAGGATTATTCGCAAATGCCAGAAGCCTCTTCCAGCGCCCCAGTCACCGGCTTTGATGACGATATTCCGTTTTAA
- a CDS encoding MFS transporter: MNPQERKATFSLASIFALRMLGLFLILPVFSIYVKTHLPGTTLFLVGIALGVYGLTQALLQIPFGALSDRFGRKPIIAFGLVLFASGSIVAALAHSIHGIIIGRALQGAGAIGSTTLALVADLTSEENRTKAMATVGMTIGLAFSLAFIAGPILNAWIGVPGIFWLTAIFSLLGILVLFLQVPNPKKSVFHRDTEAMPSQILTTLKNPELLRLNLGIFSLHASLTALFLVVPVTLQHIANIHAHDQWIIYLPVLILAFFTMLPFIIIAEKKRKIKPIFTSAILVLLFAQAGLLSLQTSALGTALCLFVYFTGFTLLEALLPSLISKIAPSTHKGTAMGIYSSSQFLGIFIGGVCGGFLYSHFQQNGVFAFGSLLCLLWWLFAISMQKPPHYGTHLINVGPINPAQAQELTRAFLALPGVAEAVVLVEDGIAYLKVDNQIVDKNALHRFAVNEHNV; this comes from the coding sequence ATGAATCCGCAAGAACGTAAAGCCACGTTCAGTTTAGCCAGTATTTTCGCGCTGCGCATGTTAGGATTATTCCTCATTTTGCCCGTGTTTTCCATCTATGTAAAAACGCATTTGCCTGGCACTACTTTGTTTTTAGTCGGCATTGCCTTAGGTGTTTATGGGTTAACGCAAGCGTTATTGCAAATTCCCTTCGGCGCGTTATCCGATCGCTTCGGGCGTAAACCCATTATTGCATTCGGTTTAGTGTTGTTCGCCAGCGGTAGTATCGTTGCGGCATTAGCGCATTCCATTCACGGGATCATCATTGGCCGCGCCTTGCAAGGTGCCGGCGCGATTGGTTCTACGACTTTAGCGTTGGTGGCCGATTTAACCAGCGAAGAAAATCGCACTAAAGCCATGGCAACGGTGGGCATGACCATTGGTTTAGCATTTTCCCTCGCCTTTATTGCGGGTCCTATTTTAAACGCATGGATTGGCGTGCCAGGTATTTTTTGGTTAACCGCTATTTTTTCTCTATTGGGCATTTTAGTCTTATTTTTACAAGTCCCAAATCCAAAAAAATCAGTCTTTCATCGCGATACTGAGGCGATGCCCTCGCAAATCTTAACTACTTTAAAAAATCCTGAATTATTACGTTTAAATTTAGGCATTTTTTCGTTACATGCCAGTTTAACGGCACTGTTTTTAGTTGTCCCCGTTACCCTGCAACACATTGCTAATATTCATGCCCATGATCAATGGATTATTTATTTACCCGTATTAATCCTCGCGTTTTTTACCATGCTACCGTTTATCATTATCGCGGAAAAAAAACGAAAAATTAAACCCATTTTTACCAGTGCCATTTTAGTCTTATTGTTTGCGCAAGCAGGATTATTGAGCTTGCAAACTTCTGCGCTTGGCACTGCACTGTGTTTATTTGTTTATTTCACTGGGTTTACATTGCTCGAAGCGCTATTACCCTCTTTAATTTCTAAAATTGCTCCCAGCACTCATAAAGGTACGGCAATGGGAATTTATTCCAGTTCACAATTTTTGGGTATTTTTATCGGTGGCGTTTGTGGAGGCTTTTTATATAGTCATTTTCAACAAAACGGCGTGTTTGCGTTTGGTAGTTTATTGTGTTTGCTGTGGTGGTTGTTTGCCATCAGCATGCAAAAACCGCCTCACTATGGCACCCATTTAATTAATGTCGGCCCCATAAATCCCGCACAAGCACAGGAATTAACGCGTGCTTTTTTAGCGTTGCCGGGTGTTGCAGAAGCCGTGGTTTTGGTTGAAGATGGCATTGCTTATTTGAAAGTCGATAATCAAATTGTCGATAAAAATGCATTGCATCGGTTTGCAGTCAATGAACACAACGTTTAG
- the rpsD gene encoding 30S ribosomal protein S4, producing the protein MARYIGPKCKLSRREGTDLSLKSGVRPLSSKCKADTAPGQHGARRGRLSDYGLQLRQKQMIRRLYGILERQFQNYYKEAARLKGSTGNNLLVLLERRLDNVVYRMGLASTRAEARQLVGHKSILVNGDVVNIPSYQVKPGDVVEVRERAKKQLRIQAALELAKDRTQSDWLELNEGAMRGTFKRDPERSELPSEINENLVVELYSK; encoded by the coding sequence ATGGCTCGTTATATTGGTCCAAAATGTAAATTATCTCGGCGTGAAGGTACCGATCTCTCTCTAAAAAGTGGTGTTCGTCCTTTATCGTCAAAATGTAAAGCTGATACTGCGCCAGGACAACATGGTGCTCGTCGTGGCCGCTTATCCGACTACGGTTTACAGCTGCGTCAAAAACAAATGATCCGTCGCCTGTATGGAATTCTGGAAAGACAATTTCAGAATTATTATAAAGAAGCCGCACGCTTAAAGGGCTCTACTGGTAATAATCTACTAGTGCTTTTGGAACGTCGCTTAGACAATGTTGTGTATCGGATGGGCTTAGCTTCAACACGTGCTGAAGCACGTCAATTAGTTGGACATAAATCTATTTTAGTGAATGGAGATGTTGTCAATATTCCATCGTATCAAGTGAAACCTGGTGATGTGGTTGAAGTTCGAGAACGCGCTAAAAAGCAATTACGAATTCAAGCAGCACTAGAATTAGCAAAAGATCGTACTCAATCCGATTGGCTTGAGCTAAACGAAGGGGCTATGCGTGGCACATTTAAACGTGATCCAGAGCGTAGTGAATTACCAAGCGAGATCAATGAAAATCTCGTTGTTGAATTGTATTCTAAATAA
- a CDS encoding hydrolase, with protein sequence METIIPFQTPWWLRGKHLQTLWPALTAHKFTLTAERERLELPDGDFLDLDWVGNPSQPIILMLHGLCGSSQSSYITRLCELIVANNLCGVVMHFRGCSGQPNRLARCYHAGDTPDLQYVVDHIQQRFPSQLKFAVGFSLGGNLLLKWLGEIQPNFLQAAIAISVPYNLALTADYVNQGSSRFYQWHLLRELKNNLYKKFSIIDSPIDLEIIQKASNFWQYDDWVTAPLHGFTDVHDYYQQSSSIFYLDAIKIPTLLIHAQNDPLIPLAALPNPQTLPKHIQLILTKDGGHVGFCAKDSRFWMGQKILNYCKQFL encoded by the coding sequence ATGGAAACAATAATCCCATTTCAAACACCCTGGTGGTTACGTGGCAAACATTTGCAAACCTTATGGCCTGCATTAACCGCACACAAATTTACTCTCACTGCCGAGCGCGAACGCCTCGAATTACCCGATGGTGATTTTTTAGATTTAGATTGGGTGGGAAATCCTTCACAACCGATAATTTTAATGTTGCATGGATTATGTGGTTCTTCGCAATCCTCTTATATTACCCGCTTATGTGAATTAATAGTCGCAAATAATCTCTGTGGAGTGGTCATGCATTTTCGCGGTTGTAGCGGACAACCGAATCGGTTAGCTCGTTGTTATCATGCCGGTGATACACCCGATTTACAATACGTGGTCGATCACATTCAACAACGTTTTCCTAGTCAATTAAAATTTGCCGTAGGCTTTTCTTTAGGTGGAAATTTATTATTAAAATGGTTAGGCGAAATTCAACCTAATTTTTTGCAAGCCGCCATCGCCATTTCCGTGCCGTATAATTTAGCGTTAACCGCTGATTATGTGAATCAAGGCAGCAGTCGATTTTATCAATGGCATTTATTGCGCGAATTAAAAAATAATTTATACAAAAAATTCAGTATTATTGACAGCCCGATTGACTTAGAAATCATTCAAAAAGCCAGTAATTTTTGGCAATACGACGATTGGGTGACAGCACCCTTACACGGATTTACTGATGTTCATGATTACTATCAACAATCCAGCTCAATTTTTTATTTAGACGCGATTAAAATTCCCACCCTATTAATTCATGCCCAAAACGATCCGTTAATTCCACTAGCCGCATTACCCAATCCACAGACCTTACCAAAACACATACAATTAATATTAACCAAAGACGGCGGTCACGTCGGTTTTTGCGCCAAAGACTCCCGTTTTTGGATGGGACAAAAAATTTTGAATTACTGCAAACAATTTTTATAA
- the rplQ gene encoding 50S ribosomal protein L17: MRHRNSGRKLNRTTSHREAMFRNMSASLVEHEIIRTTLPKAKELRRVIEPLITKAKADSVANRRLLFSRIRDKNAVDKLFTTLGPRYQQRPGGYVRILKCGYRLGDSAPMAYVELVDRESAEA, encoded by the coding sequence ATGCGCCATCGTAACTCAGGACGTAAATTAAATCGTACCACCTCGCATCGCGAAGCGATGTTTCGCAATATGTCGGCTTCGTTGGTGGAACACGAAATCATTCGTACTACCTTGCCAAAAGCTAAAGAATTGCGTCGAGTGATTGAACCTCTGATCACTAAAGCTAAAGCCGATAGCGTTGCAAATCGTCGTTTACTATTTTCGCGTATTCGCGATAAAAATGCCGTTGATAAATTATTTACAACCCTAGGGCCACGTTATCAACAACGCCCAGGTGGTTATGTTCGTATTCTAAAATGTGGATATCGTTTAGGCGATAGCGCACCAATGGCCTATGTAGAATTAGTTGACCGCGAGTCAGCAGAAGCATAA
- a CDS encoding LysR family transcriptional regulator, with protein MNLYRINLNLLIALDILLAEKNVTVAAKKLFITQAAMSNNLQQLRELFKNELLRREKNQMVLTQYAKELQPKLHQVLQELHNLIANGQTFSPENSTRIFKISISDYMATLLSPKLLAHLKDIAPNIHLKLSTAYYLGHAEPFEQGEYDMGLGKLITASNQVEEELLFHDSVVFVVHPKHPLAQKRHVSLEDYLAYQHIAVTADDPRITTIIEQELAKYCHQRNIKMSMPYIGPLFKIIANDPLLIGTVIKSVACEYRKYYDIVIKELPFDLAPIGFHLVWHKRSNDDLGHQWLREQFRLITADLSQIICAK; from the coding sequence ATGAACTTATACCGAATTAATTTAAATTTACTAATCGCACTCGATATATTATTAGCTGAAAAAAATGTAACTGTTGCAGCAAAAAAATTATTTATTACCCAAGCCGCTATGAGCAATAACTTACAACAACTGCGTGAACTTTTTAAAAATGAATTACTCCGGCGGGAAAAAAATCAAATGGTGTTAACTCAATATGCCAAAGAGTTACAACCCAAGTTACATCAAGTTTTACAAGAATTACATAATTTAATTGCGAATGGCCAAACTTTTTCACCAGAAAATTCGACACGGATATTTAAAATTAGTATTTCAGATTATATGGCGACACTCTTATCACCAAAATTATTAGCTCATTTAAAAGATATCGCGCCCAACATTCATTTAAAATTATCGACTGCGTATTATTTAGGCCACGCGGAGCCATTTGAACAAGGCGAATACGATATGGGTTTAGGAAAATTAATTACGGCATCTAATCAGGTTGAGGAAGAGTTATTATTCCATGATTCTGTCGTATTCGTGGTACATCCTAAACATCCATTAGCCCAAAAACGCCACGTAAGCCTGGAAGATTATTTAGCCTATCAACATATCGCGGTGACTGCAGATGATCCGCGGATTACTACCATCATTGAACAAGAACTCGCGAAATACTGTCATCAACGCAATATTAAAATGAGCATGCCGTATATTGGTCCTCTATTTAAAATTATTGCTAATGATCCCTTGTTAATTGGCACCGTCATTAAAAGTGTGGCGTGTGAATATCGCAAATACTATGACATTGTTATTAAGGAATTGCCATTTGATTTAGCCCCCATCGGATTCCATTTGGTGTGGCATAAACGCAGCAACGATGATTTAGGACATCAATGGCTACGAGAACAGTTTCGTTTAATCACTGCCGATTTAAGCCAAATTATTTGTGCTAAATAA
- a CDS encoding ParD-like family protein — protein sequence MGIPIRISKTIYDDAKKIAHAECRSIPNQIEFWAKIGKCALDNPDLPTEFIKDLLISKNTDRSLAEPFDFEEKSD from the coding sequence ATGGGTATTCCAATACGAATTAGTAAAACCATTTATGACGACGCTAAAAAGATAGCACATGCGGAATGCCGTTCTATTCCCAATCAAATCGAGTTTTGGGCGAAAATAGGAAAATGCGCACTGGATAATCCAGACTTACCAACGGAATTTATAAAAGATCTTTTAATCTCAAAAAACACTGATCGTTCACTCGCTGAACCTTTTGATTTTGAGGAAAAAAGTGACTAA
- a CDS encoding DUF1778 domain-containing protein, with amino-acid sequence MLNKNSVPINIRAKVYQRDLIDQAAEREGRSRSEFMLDAACQRAEDVLLDQAFFMVNAEQFAKLQALLDQPLPATDKLKRLLNTQAPWDKKK; translated from the coding sequence ATGTTAAATAAAAATTCTGTTCCTATTAACATTCGAGCCAAAGTGTATCAACGTGATTTAATTGATCAAGCCGCAGAACGAGAAGGACGTAGTCGTTCTGAGTTTATGTTAGATGCTGCCTGTCAGCGCGCCGAAGATGTTTTACTCGACCAAGCTTTTTTTATGGTAAATGCAGAACAATTCGCAAAACTGCAGGCATTGCTTGATCAACCTCTTCCTGCTACCGATAAATTAAAACGCTTACTCAACACTCAGGCGCCTTGGGATAAAAAGAAATAA
- a CDS encoding GNAT family N-acetyltransferase — protein MCELDLLAPIPITFEHIVDEFRCGEPSLDEWLKKRALKNHMTGASRCFVLCQGKKVVGYYSLSTGALCREVAPKALQRNMPDPLPILLLGRLAIDQQFHNMGLGSALLRDALIRTVTVASNTGVFAILVHALSAPARQFYLSRGFVESPIQPMTLMITLATIRSILS, from the coding sequence ATGTGCGAGCTTGATTTATTAGCGCCCATCCCAATTACTTTTGAACATATCGTAGACGAATTTAGGTGTGGCGAACCATCACTCGACGAATGGTTGAAAAAGCGTGCGTTAAAGAATCACATGACTGGTGCATCACGCTGCTTTGTATTATGTCAGGGAAAAAAGGTCGTTGGTTATTATAGTTTATCAACGGGTGCTTTATGCAGAGAAGTTGCACCGAAAGCTCTACAACGCAATATGCCTGATCCATTGCCTATCTTATTATTAGGAAGATTAGCGATTGATCAACAATTTCATAATATGGGATTAGGTAGCGCATTATTACGCGATGCGTTAATTCGTACAGTAACCGTCGCCAGTAATACCGGTGTTTTTGCTATTTTAGTTCATGCATTATCCGCTCCTGCTCGGCAATTTTATCTTTCTCGCGGGTTTGTAGAATCTCCCATCCAACCCATGACACTCATGATAACGTTGGCAACAATACGATCTATTTTAAGTTAA
- the uvrA gene encoding excinuclease ABC subunit UvrA produces MDHIHIKGARTHNLKNIELTIPRDKLIVITGLSGSGKSSLAFDTLYAEGQRRYVESLSAYARQFLSMMEKPDVDYIEGLSPAISIEQKSTSHNPRSTVGTITEIHDYLRLLFARVGQPHCPQHGIALNAQTISQMVDHILSLPLDTKIMILAPVVQGRKGEHIQLMNELRSQGFVRARIDGTLYELDQVPNLDLRRKHDIDVIVDRVKVRDDLQLRLAESLETALNLADGLAKVGFMENEQADIIFSSKFACPHCGYSLAELEPRLFSFNNPVGACATCDGLGVQQEFDPKRIAREPNASLAEGAVRGWDKRNPYYFQMLQSLATHYKFDLEKPYIKLPKKIQDIILYGSGEEIINFKYENDRGDSYRRKHTFEGVIPNMQRRYRETESNMVREELAKYLTTHACQDCQGTRLRESARHVLIEGYNLPAICALPVGQCHDYFFNLTLSGHRGKIAQRIIKEINERLKFLVNVGLDYLTLDRSADTLSGGEAQRIRLASQIGSGLVGVMYILDEPSIGLHQRDNERLLKTLTHLRDIGNTVLVVEHDEDAILTADYVIDIGPGAGVHGGEIVAEGTPAMIMKNKKSLTGQYLSQQRQIQIPKQRTPFNKNKLLELTGARCNNLKSVNLTIPLGLFVCVTGVSGSGKSSLINDTLYPLVATELNGASTLEIGPYDAINGLKHLDKVVDIDQSPIGRTPRSNAATYTGMFTPIRELFAGTQEARSRGYKLGRFSFNVKGGRCEACQGDGVLRVEMHFMADMYVPCDICQGKRYNRETLEIRYKGKNIHDVLQLTVEEARQFFDAIPAIARKCQTLIDVGLAYIRLGQSATTLSGGEAQRVKLAKELSRRDTGNTLYILDEPTTGLHFYDVEQLLKVLHDLRDNGNTVVVIEHNLDVIKTADWIIDLGPEGGNKGGEIMVTGTPEQVARHKTSYTAHFLKKILTPKKSPELASLD; encoded by the coding sequence ATGGATCACATCCACATTAAAGGCGCGCGCACCCACAATTTAAAAAATATTGAGTTGACCATTCCTCGCGATAAACTCATTGTTATCACCGGCTTATCGGGTTCGGGAAAATCCTCGTTAGCTTTTGATACGCTCTATGCTGAAGGGCAACGCCGCTATGTCGAATCCTTATCCGCCTATGCGCGGCAGTTTTTATCGATGATGGAAAAACCGGATGTGGATTATATTGAAGGCTTGTCACCTGCCATTTCCATCGAACAAAAATCGACATCGCATAATCCTCGTTCGACCGTTGGAACCATCACCGAAATTCACGATTATTTACGCTTATTATTCGCACGCGTCGGGCAACCGCATTGCCCTCAACATGGCATTGCTCTCAATGCGCAAACCATCAGTCAAATGGTCGATCACATTTTATCGTTGCCACTTGACACTAAAATTATGATTTTGGCACCGGTGGTGCAAGGACGTAAAGGCGAACATATTCAGCTCATGAATGAATTACGCAGCCAAGGATTTGTGCGCGCTCGCATTGATGGCACACTCTATGAATTAGATCAGGTGCCAAATTTAGATTTACGCCGCAAACACGATATTGACGTGATTGTCGATCGCGTCAAAGTACGCGACGATTTACAATTACGTTTGGCAGAATCCTTAGAAACCGCTTTAAATTTAGCAGATGGTCTCGCTAAAGTAGGATTTATGGAAAATGAGCAAGCCGATATTATTTTTTCCAGTAAATTTGCTTGTCCCCATTGCGGTTATTCGTTAGCGGAATTAGAGCCACGATTATTTTCGTTTAATAATCCGGTCGGTGCTTGCGCCACCTGCGATGGCTTAGGCGTGCAACAAGAATTCGATCCCAAACGCATTGCGCGCGAACCTAATGCCAGTTTAGCAGAAGGTGCTGTGCGCGGTTGGGATAAACGTAATCCCTATTATTTTCAAATGCTGCAATCCCTAGCAACGCATTATAAATTCGATTTAGAAAAACCCTACATAAAATTACCGAAAAAAATTCAAGACATTATTTTATACGGTAGCGGCGAAGAAATTATTAATTTTAAATATGAAAATGATCGTGGCGATAGTTATCGTCGTAAACACACCTTTGAAGGCGTTATTCCCAATATGCAACGCCGTTATCGCGAAACGGAATCTAACATGGTGCGTGAAGAATTAGCAAAATATTTAACGACGCATGCTTGTCAAGATTGCCAAGGCACACGCTTACGCGAATCGGCGCGTCATGTTTTAATTGAAGGCTATAATTTACCGGCGATTTGCGCGCTGCCCGTGGGGCAATGCCACGATTATTTTTTCAATTTAACGTTAAGTGGCCACCGCGGTAAGATTGCTCAACGCATTATTAAAGAAATCAATGAACGTTTAAAATTTTTAGTCAATGTCGGTTTAGATTATTTAACCCTCGATCGCAGCGCCGATACTTTATCGGGGGGCGAAGCACAACGCATCCGTTTAGCCAGCCAAATTGGTTCAGGATTAGTGGGCGTGATGTATATTCTCGATGAACCTTCGATTGGATTGCATCAACGCGATAATGAACGTTTATTAAAAACATTAACGCATTTGCGTGATATTGGTAATACCGTGTTAGTGGTAGAGCACGATGAAGATGCCATTTTAACCGCAGATTATGTGATTGATATTGGCCCAGGTGCCGGTGTGCACGGAGGAGAAATTGTTGCCGAAGGCACGCCTGCGATGATCATGAAAAATAAAAAATCATTAACCGGACAATATTTATCGCAGCAACGCCAAATTCAAATTCCTAAACAACGCACACCGTTCAATAAAAATAAATTATTAGAATTAACCGGCGCACGCTGCAATAATTTAAAATCGGTTAATTTAACCATTCCACTCGGATTATTTGTGTGTGTTACCGGCGTTTCTGGTTCAGGAAAATCGAGTTTAATTAACGATACGTTATATCCGTTAGTCGCCACCGAATTAAATGGCGCCAGCACGTTAGAGATTGGCCCTTACGATGCTATTAATGGATTGAAACATTTAGATAAAGTAGTCGATATCGATCAAAGCCCCATTGGTCGCACACCCCGCTCCAATGCGGCCACCTATACAGGAATGTTTACCCCAATTCGTGAATTATTTGCCGGCACACAAGAAGCGCGCTCGCGCGGATATAAACTCGGACGATTTAGTTTTAATGTTAAAGGCGGGCGTTGCGAAGCGTGTCAAGGCGATGGCGTATTGCGAGTTGAAATGCATTTTATGGCGGATATGTATGTGCCTTGCGATATTTGTCAGGGTAAACGCTATAATCGTGAAACCTTAGAAATTCGCTATAAAGGAAAAAATATTCACGACGTGTTACAACTCACCGTAGAAGAAGCGCGGCAATTTTTTGATGCCATCCCTGCTATTGCACGCAAATGCCAAACATTAATCGATGTGGGACTGGCTTATATTCGTTTAGGACAATCAGCAACCACATTATCAGGGGGTGAAGCGCAACGGGTAAAATTAGCCAAAGAATTATCGCGACGCGATACCGGAAATACGTTATATATTTTAGACGAACCCACAACCGGTTTGCATTTTTACGATGTCGAACAATTATTAAAAGTGTTGCATGATTTACGTGATAATGGCAATACTGTGGTGGTGATTGAACATAATTTAGATGTGATTAAAACCGCCGATTGGATTATCGATTTAGGCCCAGAAGGCGGCAATAAAGGCGGAGAAATTATGGTGACGGGAACACCAGAACAGGTGGCGCGGCATAAAACTTCCTATACCGCTCATTTTTTAAAAAAAATATTAACCCCCAAAAAATCACCAGAATTAGCAAGCCTGGATTGA
- a CDS encoding outer membrane beta-barrel protein has translation MIKKTLVAALLSCGVGVAFAGGMGYQNSPWFVDGAFAFTPANQVPSVVAATAGLGTASTTNTLKGAGAAFGVGYEANLTRAVVAGVHGRYGWYGNVDYVNNTNADHLKTTFSGFDGSAFVGYRLTNNTTAYVHGGFGYIRIKSEATNTNVSTNRTTWENVPVFGASLAYRFSNNVSALFDYSHFAGDDLTNAGVNQLATNIPALDSFQVGIKVNV, from the coding sequence ATGATCAAAAAAACTTTAGTAGCTGCATTATTATCCTGTGGCGTTGGCGTTGCTTTTGCTGGCGGCATGGGTTACCAAAATTCACCTTGGTTTGTGGATGGCGCATTTGCCTTTACTCCAGCTAACCAAGTTCCATCGGTTGTTGCTGCAACTGCAGGTCTTGGAACAGCTTCTACAACGAATACGTTAAAAGGTGCTGGTGCAGCTTTCGGTGTTGGTTACGAAGCTAACTTAACTCGCGCAGTGGTTGCTGGTGTTCACGGTCGTTATGGCTGGTATGGTAATGTTGACTATGTGAACAACACCAATGCTGACCATTTAAAAACCACTTTCTCAGGTTTTGATGGCAGTGCATTTGTCGGTTACCGTTTAACCAACAATACAACTGCATATGTTCATGGTGGTTTTGGATACATTCGTATCAAATCCGAAGCAACCAATACTAACGTATCGACCAACAGAACAACTTGGGAAAACGTTCCTGTGTTCGGCGCATCACTTGCATACCGTTTCTCAAATAATGTTTCTGCATTATTTGACTACTCGCACTTTGCAGGCGATGACTTAACTAACGCTGGTGTTAACCAATTAGCAACTAACATCCCAGCTTTAGATTCTTTCCAAGTAGGTATCAAAGTTAACGTTTAA
- the rpoA gene encoding DNA-directed RNA polymerase subunit alpha, whose amino-acid sequence MHNSATEFLIPRNIHVQEVGACHSRVVLEPLERGFGHTLGNALRRILLSSMPGCAITEVTIQGVLHEYSTIEGVQEDVIDILLNLKNVAIKLNGRDEVNLRLNKKGACVVTAGDIEVDGNVEIINPDLVIAHLTDLGSLNMTLHVSRGRGYQPANARSDEEMESQSIGRLQLDASFSPVRRVAYSVESARVEKRTDLDKLIIDLETNGTIDPEEAIRRSATILQQQLAYFVELESNVEQTAESKEQEIDPILLRPVDDLELTVRSANCLKAENIYYIGDLVQRSEVELLKTPNLGKKSLTEIKDVLASKGLSLGAQLENWPPANLREKADENI is encoded by the coding sequence ATGCACAATTCCGCTACTGAATTTTTAATACCTCGCAACATTCATGTCCAGGAAGTGGGTGCTTGTCATTCACGAGTGGTTCTTGAACCGTTAGAAAGAGGCTTTGGACACACTCTCGGTAATGCCCTGCGTCGCATTTTACTTTCTTCCATGCCAGGTTGTGCCATCACTGAAGTCACTATTCAAGGTGTGTTGCATGAATACAGCACGATTGAAGGCGTTCAAGAAGATGTTATTGATATCCTCTTGAATTTAAAAAACGTCGCCATAAAACTAAATGGGCGCGATGAGGTCAACCTCCGTTTAAATAAAAAAGGCGCTTGTGTGGTTACAGCAGGCGATATCGAAGTGGATGGTAATGTTGAAATTATCAACCCAGATTTAGTCATCGCACATTTAACAGACTTAGGCTCATTAAATATGACGCTACACGTGAGTCGTGGTCGTGGCTACCAGCCAGCGAATGCCCGCAGTGACGAAGAAATGGAATCACAAAGCATCGGACGACTACAACTAGACGCCAGCTTCAGTCCGGTCCGTCGCGTCGCTTACTCCGTTGAAAGTGCTCGTGTGGAAAAACGTACCGATTTAGATAAATTAATTATCGACTTAGAAACCAATGGCACGATTGATCCGGAAGAAGCTATTCGTCGTTCAGCCACAATTCTGCAACAGCAATTGGCTTATTTTGTCGAACTCGAAAGCAATGTTGAACAAACCGCCGAATCAAAAGAACAAGAAATAGACCCAATCTTGTTACGACCAGTCGACGATTTAGAATTAACAGTGCGTTCAGCTAATTGTTTGAAAGCAGAAAATATTTATTATATCGGCGATTTAGTGCAACGCTCTGAAGTTGAATTGCTAAAAACGCCAAATTTAGGTAAAAAATCATTAACTGAAATCAAAGATGTTCTTGCTTCAAAAGGCTTGTCATTAGGTGCTCAATTAGAAAATTGGCCACCGGCAAATCTTCGTGAAAAAGCAGATGAAAATATTTAA